Within Triticum dicoccoides isolate Atlit2015 ecotype Zavitan chromosome 1B, WEW_v2.0, whole genome shotgun sequence, the genomic segment TACAtaatgcgtttcttcatggtgttctggaagaggaggtttacatgaaacaacctcctgggtttgaaaacAAACATGCACCCTCTCACATATGCAGGCTTGATAAAGCATTGTATGGATTGAAGCAGGCCCCTAGAGCATGGTATTCTCGTCTCAGCAAGAAGATGCAAATGCTTGGCTTTGTTCCTTCAAAGTGTGACACTTCATTGTTTATTTAGAAtaagtccaatatatcaatatttgttCTTATATGTTGATAATATTATTGTCACAAGTTTATCTGATGAGGCAATAACAGAACTGTTGAAGGACTTAAGTGCTGAGTTTGCTCTAAAGGATCTTGGGGACTTGCACTATTTCCTAGGGATTAAAGTGAAGAAGCACAAGGATGGACTTCATCTCTCCGAGGAAAAGTATGCAAATGATTTGGTAAGAAAAGCTGGGTTGCAAGGCTATAAACCTACCACTACTCCTTTGTCTAGTACAGAAAAATTATCTCTCACAGAAGGAACACCCTTGAGCTCAGAAGACAGCATAGGATACAGAAGTCTAGTGGGTGCACTTCAATATTTAACTCTCACACGACCTGATATTTCCTTTGCTGTCAACAAGGTGTGTCAATTTCTTCATGCACCAACCACAGTTCATTTGACTGCTGCAAAACGAATAGTCAGATATGTGAAAGATACTATGGGCATTGGCCTTAATTTTAGCAAGTCATCTTCCACTCTTGTTAGTGCATTCTCTGACTCAGATTGGTCAGGATGTTTGGATGATAGATGCTCCACTGGCGGTTTTGCAGTGTTTCTTGGATCTAATCTGATCTCCTGGTGTGCCAGAAAACAAGCTACTGTTTCCAGGTCCAGCACAGAGGCAGAGTATAAGGCACTAGCTAATGCTACTGTAGAGATTATATGGGTACAATCCATCCTTAAGGAGCTTGGTGTGAGGAGTACTCAAGCTCCATGTCTGTGGTGTGACAATTTAGGTGCAACTTATCTCTCAGCAAATCCAGTTTTTCATGCAAGAACAAAACATATTGAGATAGATTTccattttgtcagagaaagagttgctAGTAAACTCCTAGACATTCGGTTCATACATACCAAGGATCAGATTGCAGATGGGTTTACCAAAGCCTTGCCCATATGAAGCTTTGAGAACTTCAAgtataatctcaacttgatgaagttgtgattaagagAGGGTGTCAAACACCATATTGTTGTGTACGTGACAAGGGCTGCCGCACCATATTTCAGCTATACGTATCTTGGTAGTTCGCTTAGGTAGTTAGCTAGAGTTTATCTCCCCTTTGTAATCTTATCTCTATCTAGCTTCCTCTCCAAGATATAATCTCAACTGTATGCGCTATCAGGGAGGTGCGCCCCTGTCTACAAACACGTACGGCGTCCCCTTGAGTTGAGGTACGATGCTTTCCGCCATCGCACAATAAAATCAAAATCTTATTCCCAGTAGGACAAAtcaattcaacatttgacttcataGGTCTGTTTCTTTTTTCAGTTAGTTCCAATTTGGACAACCACGAGTTGATAATTTACATAATTTTGATTTGCACCATGCTTCATTTTTAGGATCTGCTCATGTGCACCTCCAGTCTGAATCAAAAGGTTGGAAAGAACAATCGTCTGTGTGTAAAACCCTCGTCCCGCTCTCTACCTATAGAGAGCTAATTGTAAGATGGCATGCAAGCAACTGAACCAGTGACCTCTAGGTCCAGCAGCCAACTCGGGCCGCTTGCTTGGCTTCTAACTTGCTCGGAAACGGCAAGGAAAATTGTGCCTAGTTGCCACACCATTGCACCACATCCGCGACaaaaaaaaacataaagtaaaCAAAGCGGTGCAAACCGGAATTGTAGACCGGAAATGTAgtgtaaagtagtcaatttctaaAACATGTGCAAGTGTGTCCATTTGTGATGAACGGGTGCTCTAAACTAGAATTAGCTGTTTTTTTCATTTAGCTTTACATGTTTCATGTCAAAAAATCGACCAGAAGTTCATAACCATTGAATAGACATTAcaatatatgaaaataaaagaatTAGAAGATTGATTACAAAATTTGAATGCTAGATAGTGGACAAAAATTGTCTGCAAGTTACAATTCTGGGCAACAAAAAAAAGGAAGATTCTTCATAATTGGATTTAGTTGGACAAGAACAACGTAGATTAGTGGTTGGCAATCGCATGAACAAGCTAATTAAGAATTTAAGATGGAAAAATATTGGTCATGGACTGGTTATTATTAACAAAAGCAAAAATAAGATAACACAATAGTGTTCATGAATCAGGATGGTTACTGGAGAACTTGTAGTCTTAACTGTGCACATCAATAACAAGAATACTAGGCCCGTAAGGGTTTCTTTTTTCTGGTCTTTTTGAACTTTTTTTACCGCAGTTGTAAAAGTGACACGTGTTTGAAAGAGTTTGTGGGCATTTTATCTCCTGTTGTGGTAGTTACCTATTtatgtggtcttgtctaccatcagttTCCAGAGAGTTCTTTCCTTTTTTATCTGTCTTTGCGTTTTTCACGTTCGATTCACAGGGCAGTTGCCGGTTTAGGTGTGTTGGCCCCGTCCCACGCGTCGTTGCATCTTTTTTCTGCTTTTTTTAAGTTTTTTGGGTGTACAACAGGTCAATCTGGGTGTCACGCGTGTAGTCCTGAGGGTAAGGAGGGATCACCAGATCGACACGTCAACTTATCTAGAGACGTCCCCTCCTCTGTATAAATGAGACACACGTCTCCTCTCATTGCTTCCGAGCAGTCGCTCGAGATCGAGTCAGCCAGCGCCCGCAGCAATTCCCCACGCCCCCTCCCCATGCCCTCCACCTCATCTCTTGACGCCGCCAGAGGGAGCTTCTCCCATGCCCTCCTCATCTCTTACCACCGGCCGGAGGGAGCTCCGCCGCTCTCCTTCAGTACACCGCTCCTCTTTCCCCAAGGCGACGAAAATCACAAAACGGGGGCACAACATATGGCCAGGGGCTCCTACATCGCTGCTTGGGTCATCGGTGGCGGTGCTGGCATTGAAGGATGGGGCGGCAATGCCATTGTAGTCTTGGAAAAGcagctcgggcagaggaagaggacgcGCCCGGCATAGGAGGAGGTTGGGCGGGAGACGATTGTTCTGCTGCAGGTACGTGAATAGGGTGTCCAGGTTGACACGCTGGCCTCCTCTAGCAGCCCCTCTGCCCCGCGCCAGCTCTTGCCCCTCGCTTGCCACCTCCTGCGACACTGGTGTTCAGCTCGCATGCGAGGTGTTCTAGCAATTGACCAAACCGAGCCAAGCCTAAGCATGAACGATGGTCACGTACTTTTCTTCGTCAAGTAGTCCAGTACTGCACCAGAAGCGACGTCGGCCGAACAGGCGGAGAGGAAGAGGCCACAGAAGGATTCTTGCATCCAAATGGTATGTTCATTTTTGCCAATTCATGATCCATCATTACCTGACTCACAATGTCCAGTGGACTCAGCTCACAGTGATTGATGATTGATCAATAGCAACACGATTTGATTCTCAATTTACAAGTTGATTTCACCGCTATGGATTGGATTAATCTGATTTTTGATATCTTGGTTTAGTGAGTTTCAGGTTCACGGTCTGGATGGTGGATTCGTTCTTCGATGGCCAGACCATCCATGTCAAGCAGCGGCATGagaagagctccggcgagctcatcATGTGCCGGTGCATCTCACCTTCAAGCACATGCTGCAGACTCCGACTGGTGTGGCTCCGTTCCTTCCCAGTCCTATTTTTATTTACTCTCCCTTGGTTACTGTTTGCCTCAATCTTGATTTGTTTTGTTGGTTCATGTTGTTCATTAGTTCTTTCTTTGCTGGATGTTCGGCCCGCTGATGCTGCATGGAAGCATTCAAAGTGAAAAAAAATCTTCATATACCTTCCTGTAAGTGCATCTCCCCTTCTTAATTTGGGTTCTCTC encodes:
- the LOC119349444 gene encoding uncharacterized protein LOC119349444 isoform X2, which codes for MGRQCHCSLGKAARAEEEDAPGIGGGWAGDDCSAAVSFRFTVWMVDSFFDGQTIHVKQRHEKSSGELIMCRCISPSSTCCRLRLFFLCWMFGPLMLHGSIQSEKKSSYTFLVRLVHEIR
- the LOC119349444 gene encoding uncharacterized protein LOC119349444 isoform X1, with translation MGRQCHCSLGKAARAEEEDAPGIGGGWAGDDCSAAVSFRFTVWMVDSFFDGQTIHVKQRHEKSSGELIMCRCISPSSTCCRLRLFFLCWMFGPLMLHGSIQSEKKSSYTFLCGSIMPSLPSKVFNIKGEI